The genomic stretch TCGATCCCATCTTTCCCCGCTCGGTGCGCTACTGCCTCGAGGGGCTGAGCAAGTCGATGCGCGTGATCCGCGGCAATCCGGTGCCCGGCCCGCCCGACGACCTCGAATGCCTCACGGGACGCATGCTGGCCACCTGGAGCTATGTGCGCATCGATGAGCTGATCTCCCAGGGACTGCATGAGGCCATCGACCGCTTTCAGGGCGATCTCAACCGCCTGCATGCCCTGATCGACGCGAACTACTTCGTCGTGGCTTCGCCCCAGGCCGAGCCGGACGACAGCGCCACGGCCGCCGACACCAGCACCGTCGTTTCTGCATCCTCGGCATGCGCGCCCGCGTAACTCACACCCTCAGTTACCGCTATACAGCCCCTGTTCAGCTTGGTCCGCACCGCATCTGCCTGAAGCCGAGGGCGAACGGCTTCCAGCGACTGCTCAGCTTCGATCTCTACATCTCCCCGGATCCCCACCGCCTCCACGCGCTGGTGGCCGCCAGTGGCGACGACATCCTGCGGGCACGCTTCAGCGGGGCCACCGATGCCTTCGACATCCGCTCCCAGTGCGAGGTGGAGACTCAGGTGCCGCCGCTCCTGCAGATCTGCCTCGAGGAGAACGAGCCGTTCCTGCCTTATCCCGTGGGCCAGCTCAACGGCGACCTGCTGGGCAGTCTCGAAGGCTGGCTGCCGAACGGCCAGCACGATCCCGCTGCCGTGGAACTGGCCCAGGAGGCCCTGATGGGCAGCGACCAGCGGGCGCTGATGTTCCTCGACCAGCTGGTGGAGATGATCCAGGACCGGGTCAAGTACACCCAGCGGCACGTCGGGCCGGCCTGGCCTGCCGGACGCACCCTCAAGGAGCGTGTGGGGTCCTGCCGAGACCTGGCCGTGCTGATGATCGAGGCCTGCCGCTGCGTGGGGCTGCCGGCCCGCTTCGTGAGCGGATACCACCTGGTGGAGCCCAGGCCCGACCGCTACGACCTGCACGCCTGGGCCGAGGTGTACCTGCCGGGGGCCGGCTGGCGTGGGTTTGATCCCAGTGGGATGGGGGCGATCGACGATCGCTACATCCCCCTGGCCACCTCCTCCAAGCCCAACCTGGCTGCGGCCGTGATGGGCAGCTTC from Synechococcus sp. CBW1107 encodes the following:
- a CDS encoding transglutaminase family protein codes for the protein MRARVTHTLSYRYTAPVQLGPHRICLKPRANGFQRLLSFDLYISPDPHRLHALVAASGDDILRARFSGATDAFDIRSQCEVETQVPPLLQICLEENEPFLPYPVGQLNGDLLGSLEGWLPNGQHDPAAVELAQEALMGSDQRALMFLDQLVEMIQDRVKYTQRHVGPAWPAGRTLKERVGSCRDLAVLMIEACRCVGLPARFVSGYHLVEPRPDRYDLHAWAEVYLPGAGWRGFDPSGMGAIDDRYIPLATSSKPNLAAAVMGSFSGPAGVTSEMQWSIAAEVLSEDHTVPNLLHF